From Lewinellaceae bacterium:
AACCTGGAATCAAATAAGATGAAACTGGAGAATGAAGGGAACAGGTACGCCCTGCACAACGGATCGTTTGAACCGGTGGGGCTGCAATCTGACAAATACAATCCGAATTAGAAGAAATAACAGCTAAATGAGCCCGGAGAAAAGTTGCCTTCTCCGGGCCATTCACAGGATTGGATGCTAAACCAAGTGTCCATATCCATTATGCCACCTTTCGTTCATCAACCGATAAAACCATGGCCTGTCGCTGTTGAGCAAAGAAGTTGGCCAAATTTATCGACTGCCTTCATATAATGTCACCCACTACTATCCTGCCCGGTTCTTTCAGCCTGCCCTCTCCATTTCCACTTTACCGCTGATTTACCGCTTTTTTATCGCCATCTGGCCAGTACTTAAGGCTGAATTTATTTTTGCTCTTTAATGTTACAAACGATTGGTTAATAACCGAATAAACTGAAGCATCATGAATTCATCGAATAGGCAATATGGATTTGTTACTTTCTTTAAAGAGGATGGAGTGTATTACTTCCAGTTTAACGGCAAAAAAGGCGAGCCCATTTTGTTCAGCCATGGTTATCAGTCGGAAAAAAGCCGGGATAACGGCATACAGGCAGTCATCCGCAGTGCCGGCAATAGCGAGTTGTATGTGACGGAGCAAACCAAAAAAAACGAGCATTTTTTCGTCCTTAAATCCGGGAACTACCAGGAAATCGGGCGTAGCCCATTGTTCGACACCCTGGAAGAAATGAAGGAAAAACAGGAGGTTTTGAAATCCATTTCGAAAGACATCCCGATCTTCGAAGAGAAGGAAAGGTTTCCCGAAAAGGAGAAAGGTACCTCAGTCGTTCCCGGAGAGCGGGAGATGGAGGCAAAGCCGGAGGATTTCGGTAATATTCCGAGGTATAAGTTCTCGATTATTTATTACCCCGATTCCGATGTCTGGACTGTCAAGCATGACCTATCCGGAGACTCGAAGAAGTTGAAATCCTTCGATGGGCATAGGGTCGAAGAGTTCCTGAAACCGTATATCCCCCCAAAACAAACAAGTGCATTTCAAGCAACTACAAATCCGGAACCCGAGAAAACTATGCCGGAAGAGATGGCCGGGAAGGGCCATCCCCAGAA
This genomic window contains:
- a CDS encoding YegP family protein, encoding MNSSNRQYGFVTFFKEDGVYYFQFNGKKGEPILFSHGYQSEKSRDNGIQAVIRSAGNSELYVTEQTKKNEHFFVLKSGNYQEIGRSPLFDTLEEMKEKQEVLKSISKDIPIFEEKERFPEKEKGTSVVPGEREMEAKPEDFGNIPRYKFSIIYYPDSDVWTVKHDLSGDSKKLKSFDGHRVEEFLKPYIPPKQTSAFQATTNPEPEKTMPEEMAGKGHPQKLNGLTHEEVELRLQNIKGATVYNYISNRSDLGAIEVLLKGGREIPCHAFEAKVIAKAVESKEALVIGNVKKLFPKEGRIMIPIRNAQGLKPGMHHFTVTIHQEKEGKRRHNYLGSQLVLLN